Part of the Pantoea alfalfae genome, GACTGGTTCCTGACGGAAGAGAAACAGAACATTGATGTGGTCTTCACCATCAACGGCTTTAACTTCAGCGGTGCGGCGCAGAATGCCGGTATGGCGTTTATCAAACTTAAAAACTGGGACCAGCGACCCGGCAGTGAGAACTCTGCCGAAGCGATTGCCGGACGCGCCACCTATGCGCTTGCGTCGATTCGGGATGCGCAGATCTTTGCACTGACACCGCCGTCGGTGCCGGGGCTGGGACAGAATAATGGCTTCACCTATGAGCTGCTGGCCAGCGGTGGCACCACGCGTGAGCAACTGGGTAACCTCCGCGATCAGCTGTTGCAGAGCGCCGCGCAAAGCCCGGAACTGATCGGCGTGCGGGCGAATATCCTGCCACAGACTCCGCAGCTGCAGATTGATATCGATACCAGTAAAGCGGTGGCGCTGGGACTTCAGCTGGATGATGTGACCGACACGCTGACCAGCGCCTGGGGCGGAGCTTACATCAATGACTTTATTGATCGTGGCCGGGTGAAACGCGTTTATCTGCAGGGCGATGGTCAGTATCGCTCCGCGCCGTCGGATCTGGATAAGTGGTACATCCGTAACAGTGAAGGCAGCATGACGCCGTTCTCAGCGTTTGCTTCGACCCGCTGGACCATGGGACCGGAAAGTCTTAACCGCTACAACGGCTCTGCCTCGTATGAAATTCAGGGTCAGAACGCCGAAGGGTTCAGCTCCGGTGATGCCATGAACACCATTGAGCGGCTGGCCAATGAACTACCGGCAGGCACGACGGGCGCGTGGAGCGGACTCTCGCTGCAGGAGAAGCAGGCGGGCGGGCAGTCGACCACGCTTTATGCGATCTCGATTCTGGTGGTTTTCCTCTGCCTGGCTGCGCTGTATGAAAGCTGGTCGGTGCCATTCTCCGTACTGTTAGCGGTGCCACTCGGTGTATTGGGTACGGTGCTGGCCGTGGCGCTGCGCGGATTAAGCAACGATATCTACTTCCAGGTGGCGTTGCTGACTACGGTCGGGCTGACTTCCAAGAACGCGATATTGATTATCGAATTTGCCGAGGATGCAGTGCGTCGGGGCAGTTCGCTGAGTGCTGCAGCGTTACTGGCGGCACGCACCCGTCTGCGACCGATTATGATGACCTCACTGGCCTTTATCGCCGGGGTGATACCGCTGGCGTTGGCGACCGGTGCCGGTGCTAACAGCCGCATCGCCATCGGCACCGGTATCATTGGCGGCACGCTGGCAGGTACCGTGCTGGCATTATTCTTCGTTCCGCTATTCTTTGTGCTGGTGAAGCACTATCTGACCCGGCATCGTGACGCAAAATAATGCTCTCAGCTCGTCTGTCCGACAGGACTGGCGGGCTGAAATCACGGCTCCTCCGGTAAAACGTGCCGTCAGATCCGCTATCCGGGTCGCGCATACCAGAGAGGTGAAAAAGCGTAAAGTATTTTATGGCAGAGACAGATGAGGGGCGAAAATCGTCGTGGGTTCACTCAGGAGAGATGCCACTCCATGGCGTAAAACGTCCTAAAGCGCTTTATTCAGAATTACTTAGAAGGACGGCGACTAATCTTGCCTCCTTTCCGACCGGCTTCCCTGGCTTTCTCATGATCATTTTTGAAATTGCCCCCACTGACTTTGCCTCCTGCACTGCCAGCTTCACTCGCACGTTCCGGATCGTTGGCAAAATTACCGGCACCACCTCTGTATTTCTGTTGTGTCATAGGAAGACCTCATATCAATGTTCCATTAGATAAAAAGGACTAGCTAGTCACACCAGGAAGCATAGTCGCCCGCTTCGTTTATGCAAATGCACAGCGTCAAGGCCTTGATAAGGCAGAGATTAAATTTCTTCTGCCGGTTAGCCACAGCAGGGCAATGACTGATGAGCTACGCTTAAAGGCCTGACGAAAAAGGAGAATGCTATGAGCGACGCGACATTAATCGACACGCTTGAGTTTGGTTCTGACGAGCAGAAGCAGAAATATGAAATCTACGGCGATGATGCACAGACGCCCACTTTTGCTGTGATCTCACGACAGCAGGGCGATAGCTGGCAGAAACTGGAGGAGAAAATCACTTTTGCTGCGCAGGATGAACAGCAGGAAGCGATGGGATCAATGGGCTACGGCTCCGGCGATACGCTGCCCGATCTACGCGATTTGACTGCCGAAGCGCGGGAGCGTTGCGAACGGCACTGGCAGGAGCAGAGTGCATAATGAGCAGAGAGCTGCTCATTTTTAGCAGTGAAGGCGTCCGATTAAGAGAGACGCCAGGAGGCCGCAGAATAAACCTCTGAGTGCTCTCTTTTTCCGACAGCCACCACATAACCGACCCAGCGCATTAACGATCATCCAGTGTGACCCGTACAGGCTCAGGGTTCCTCAGGCGTTCTTTAACGCTGTCTGCTAACGTTGCATCTTCGTCACTGAGTAACGTCTGCTTAAAGGGAAGACGTTCATTATCTGCGATATATTCAGCCATGAGGCGCAGCGCATCAGATGGCGTTACACCCATTTTTTCGGGCGCAGCATAGGATGGTGTTTTCAGATCATCATCGATTCGAATGTTAATTGTGCCCAGGGTCAGCCCTTTTGTATTTACATTTGACATTACAATTAGCGTATTGGTGAGTCTGCATCGCAAACAGCAGACATCAGTTACCAGCACAGCTTTACATCTGCCCGCCAGACTCTCGTCCTGTATTATTTTATGCTACGAAAATGTAACAAACTCATCCATTAAACCAACTGCAGCAATCGTTAAAGGTTTTCCCGCTGGTGGCGATAACTCAATGGCGTTGAGCGCGCCAGTCAATGATGAATCCGGCACTCAGCGACGAGTTCTGAACGCGAACGGACCTGCATTTAGCCCTCCTTTTATACACATCAGACAATGCGAATTAAGCGCAAGTTACTCACATAAAAGCGAAAATAATAATATGTCGATCATTAAGACGATCAAAAGACGCCTGCCTGTTGCCCGTCTTAGGCGTAGCAGCCAGCCAGCGAATGGCACCTGGGATTGTCGTGCGTTGCCAGATTCACTCTCTTCCATTGGTTTAAGCTCGCGCGCGGGCGGGATCCTGATGACGTTTGTTCCACCAGAAGCCGATTTTCAGCGGGTCAGTCAGGCCTGGCAGCGCTTTAACACCCCCGATCTGACGGTGCTGACGCTCTCTTCCAACGGTGCGCTGAGCAGCAGTCGATCACAAAGTACCTACTGTGAGGGGAATGGCCCGGAAGGAAGCTATCTCTGGCTGCCCGACACGCTGATCGCCAGTCATGAGACACACATTGTCGACCTGCATGTCGCCGACACACAGACCGCCAGCCAGCGTATCACCGCCATCCAGCAGGAGCTGGCACGGTTGCAGGTGCGGATGCCGCTTTCGGCGGATCGTACTTTCGCCATGATTTACTGCGATGGATTGTCAGCGTCAGAAGGCTTTCTGATGCAGGCCTGGTACAACTGTGGGCGTTTTCCCTGCCTGGCGATTGGTGGTTCAGCGGGCGGCAAAATCACCTTTGATGGCACCTGGATTGGTGCGGGTGGGAGGGTACTGCAGGGCAAGGCTGTCATCGTGTTCTGCCAGATGGCAGCAGGAAAATCCTTTGCGCCGTTTAAAAGCCAGAACTTCACGCCACGCGAGCAGAGCTGGCTGATTGCTGAAGCCGATCCGATTGCGCGCACCGTCACTTCTGTATTTAACCGTCAGGGTCAGCAGCAGCCGTTTGTCGCGTCGCTGTGTGAACATCTCAACTGCACCGAAGCGCAGTTGACCGAGCGGCTAAAGGGGTTAACTTTCGGCGTTAAAGTCGGTGGGGAGTACTTCATTCGCTCGATCGCCAAAATTGAATCGGGTGGCGTGCACTTTTTCTGTGACCTTGAGTTTGGCGATCGGCTGTTCCTGATGGAAGAAAAAGACTTTAAACAGGCGACACAGCAGGAGTGGCAGGCTTTTACTGCCCGGCATGGCAAACCGGCCGCAATACTCATGAACGACTGTATCCTGCGTCGTGTAGGTAATGCTGACAAACTGCACAATGCCCACTTCTTCAAAGGGATTGCCGCGGCCGGCTTTTCCAGCTTTGGTGAAATCCTGGGCGTGCCAATCAATCAGACGCTTTCGGCGCTGGTGTTTTTCAATCATGACGTCAAAGCGATGAGCCAGTTTCCGGTGGAGTATGCCGGTTACGCTGCCCATTACGCGCAGCGCGCGTTGCGCCGCTGGGAAGCGCTGAACAGCATTCAGACACGGGTGCTGGATCGGGTGATCAACTATCAGCAGGCGCTGACGCCGCTGATGGAGGCGCTACCGGTACTGGAAACGGCGACTCACAGCCAGGGCGAAACGCTGAGTCTGGCAGAAAGCAGTATCCGTAACATCAGCAACATCGCCACTGAGAGTCAGCAGGCGCAGGGCCGGCTGGATGAAGGGCTTGACGATCTGGAAAAAATATCGAATGGCATCAATGAGATTACGCATGGCATCAGCAATATAGCTTTCCAGACCAACATTCTGGCGCTGAATGCCGCTGTCGAAGCAGCACGTGCAGGCGAGGCTGGCCGCGGCTTCGCCGTAGTAGCAGGCGAAGTTCGTCGTCTGGCACATTCGTCGAAAGAGCAGGCTGAAGCCACGGCGAGTAACATCGGCGAGGCGGTTACCACCATCTCACGGATCCGGCTGGTGGCCAATGACTCGGCACAGACGGCGGCACAGATGGCTGAGCGCAGCATCAGCGCGGCCGATACGCTGGCAGCCATGAATCAGCAGACCCGACATGAGCGCGCCGACATTGCGAAGCATCTCGGCAGCCTGCGTGAACTGACGCAGGGAATGGACGCGATGCAGGAAGCGGTCGCGCAGCTCAAAGTGTTACAAACGCTTTCCGGGGCGCAGGTTAAAGGCTGATTTATCAACATAAAAGACAAAAAAGTGCGGTGTAAGCGTAACGGCCAGGCAAGGCAGGCTTTCAGTTGTTACACTTGTCGGTGATTAACCACGCAGAGGTACTAATGAAAATCAAAAGTTATGCAGCCATGCAGGCTGGCCAGGCCCTTGAACTCTATGAGTACGATGCCGCCGAACTGGCAGCCGAAGAAGTCGAAGTCCAGGTGGAATATTGTGGCGTCTGCCACTCAGATCTGTCGATGATCGATAACGAATGGGGCATCTCTCAGTTCCCGGTGATTGCAGGACATGAAGTGATTGGCCGGGTTTCAGCCCTGGGCGAAGCGGCTAAAAGCAAAGGTCTCTCAATCGGCCAGCGTGTAGGAATTGGCTGGACAGCCAAAAGCTGTCAGCACTGCGATGCCTGTATCAACGGCGAGCAGGTTAACTGTCAGCAGGGCAGCATCCCGACCATCATGAACAAGGGTGGTTTTGCCGAGAAGCTGCGCGCCGACTGGCAATGGGTTATCCCGCTGCCGGAAAAACTGGATGCGGCCAGCGCCGGTCCGCTGCTGTGCGGCGGTATTACCGTATTTAAACCCCTGCTGATGAGCAACATCACTGCGACCAGCCGTGTTGGCGTGATTGGTATTGGCGGTCTGGGCCATATCGCGATTAAACTCCTGCACGCGATGGGTGCCGAAGTCGTGGCCTTCAGCTCAACGCCGGATAAGAAGCAGTCGATTCTGGATATGGGTGCGGATGAAGTGGTTAACAGCCGTGATCCTGAAGCCCTGAAGAAGCAGGCGGGTCGTTTTGATCTGATCCTGAGCACCGTGGCAGTCGACCTGGACTGGAAACCTTATTTCGCCGCGCTGGCACCTCAGGGTAAATTCCACACTGTGGGTGCCGTAATGAAGCCGATTGAAGTCAGTGCTTTTGATCTGATCCTGGGCGACAAAGCGGTAACCGGTTCATCAACCGGCTCACCAGGCCAGCTGCGCTCGCTGTTGCGACTCGCATCGCGTGCGGATATTGCGCCACAGGTTGAATTCTTCCCGATGTCAGACATCAATAAAGCGCTGGATCACGTCCGCGCCGGTAAAGCCAATTACCGCGTGGTTCTTAAAGCCGATTTCTGATGCGAATCTGAAATGAATATGCCGCAGCCTGCTGCGGCATTTTTTTTGTCCTCATGTTGTCAGCCCTGCTCCTGATAATTTGTTTCACAATCAGGTCATGCCCTTTCTTCCATCAAGCTCGGACTCCCGTCAGCGATACATTCAAAACTGGCCCGAATCCATCGAACACTGTCCTGTGAGCCTGTCACGGGCAGGTCAGAGCATGCGGTAAAGTGAACGTATCGCAGCCTGTAAGCCTGGCTGATATCAAAACAGACCGTTTATGGAGCACACAATGAAGCTGACCCAGATTCGTAATGCCACACTGCTGCTGGAGTATGCAGGCAATAAATTCATGATCGATCCGATGCTGGCTGATAAAGAAGCGTGGCCAGGCTTTACCGGTAACGCCCGTCCCCATCTGCGCAATCCCATGGTTGAGCTGCCTCTCCCGGTTGAGGCGCTGCTGGAGGTAGATGCAGTGATTGTCACCCACACACATATGGACCATTGGGACGAGGCTGCGCAGCAGCTTATACCGAAGACGATGATGATCTATAGCCAGAATGAAAGTGATGCAGCGCTGATTCGTTCGCAGGGTTTTGCACATGTTCGGGTGCTGCAGGATGAAAATTCGTTTGTCGACGGCCTGACAATCCACAAAACAGAGGGTCAGCATGGCAGCAATGCGTTGTACGCCGACAAAACAATGGGCGATATTCTGGGTGATGCCTGTGGTCTGGTGTTTACCCATCCGTCAGAAAAAACGCTCTACATTGCCGGGGATACCGTCTGGGTTAAGCCTTATGTCAGAACGCTGCAACGTTTTCAGCCGCAGGTCGTGGTAATCAATGCCGGCAATGCGACTAACGATCTCTATGGCCCGATTATCATGGGAAAAGAGGATACGCTGCGTACGCTCAATATTCTGCCTGAAGCGACACTGGTAACTTCGCACATGGAAGCGATCAACCATTGTCTGCTGACACGCGCTGAACTGCGAGTTTACACCCAGGAACAGGGTATTGCTGACCAGGTAGTGATCCCGGAAGATGGTGAAACGATGATGTTCTGAGCATCGTGGCATTAAACCGGCCCAGTTGCGCGGTTCATTCTTAATCATACATTTTCACACAATAAGGGGGGGAAGATGGCTGCTCTGAGAGTTGCTGTGTTGGCAACAGCCGGTTTTAGTCCATTTCATTTTTCAGTTCCCTGCATTCTGTTCGGCTCTGCTCTCCCGCAGCAGGGTCTGTTTCAGATTGATATCTGTGCAGAAAAATCAGGCCCGGTGATCTCAGAGATGGGGCTGTCAATCATGGTGGCGCATGGGCTAACCCTGCTTGATCAGGCAGATATCGTTATCGTGCCATACTGGCACAATCCGGACGAAAAACCGTCACAGGCGCTGCTTGATAAGCTGGTCGCTACCTGGCAGCGTGGCGCGGAGGTCGTCGGACTTTGTCTGGGGACTTACGTACTGGCTTATGCAGGCCTGCTTGATCAGCATCGGGCTGCTACCCACTGGGAATTTGAGCGTGACTTCAGCGAACGCTTTCCGCAGGTTCTGCTCGACAGCAATGCCCTTTATACCCGGGACGATCGTCTTATCACCTCTGCCGGCACTGCGGCGGGTATCGACTGCTGTCTGGACATCATCCGTCAGCACTATGGCAGCGCCGTAGCGAATCGGGTGGCCAGACGTATGGTGGTGCCGCCTTACCGTGAAGGCGGACAGGCGCAATTTATTGAGCGGCCGGTTCCGGCGTCCACGCGAGACGGTAAGATCAATGCACTGCTGGCATCCCTGCGAGAGAATCTGCATCTGCCGCAGGATCTGGACTCACTCGCGCACACACTCAGCATGAGCCGGCGAACGCTGACGCGCCATTTTCATAAGGCGACGGGGATGTCACTGGGCGATTGGCTGACGGCTGAGCGTCTGCAGCGTAGCCAGCAGTTACTGGAAACCACCGGCATCAGCATTGAATGTGTAGCAGCAAAGGCAGGCTTTGATTCACCTGTCTCATTCCGGCAGCGTTTCAAATCCCGGTTTGGCGTCTCTCCCAGCGAGTGGCGCCGGGCGTTTCGTGGTCCACAGAAGAGGGTGAACGACGAGAAAGTGGCAAAAGATAACGCATGATCAAGTCGGGATGGCTATCGGCATTCCGGGATTTTAATGCCGGAATAGTGTCACACAGTAGCGGTCACTATTCCGGCAGAAATGTTGCGATTAAAGCAGGAAATCATCCAGCGACTGACCATTTTCAATCGCCGCTTTAATGACGGAGGGCG contains:
- a CDS encoding MBL fold metallo-hydrolase — its product is MKLTQIRNATLLLEYAGNKFMIDPMLADKEAWPGFTGNARPHLRNPMVELPLPVEALLEVDAVIVTHTHMDHWDEAAQQLIPKTMMIYSQNESDAALIRSQGFAHVRVLQDENSFVDGLTIHKTEGQHGSNALYADKTMGDILGDACGLVFTHPSEKTLYIAGDTVWVKPYVRTLQRFQPQVVVINAGNATNDLYGPIIMGKEDTLRTLNILPEATLVTSHMEAINHCLLTRAELRVYTQEQGIADQVVIPEDGETMMF
- a CDS encoding methyl-accepting chemotaxis protein translates to MSIIKTIKRRLPVARLRRSSQPANGTWDCRALPDSLSSIGLSSRAGGILMTFVPPEADFQRVSQAWQRFNTPDLTVLTLSSNGALSSSRSQSTYCEGNGPEGSYLWLPDTLIASHETHIVDLHVADTQTASQRITAIQQELARLQVRMPLSADRTFAMIYCDGLSASEGFLMQAWYNCGRFPCLAIGGSAGGKITFDGTWIGAGGRVLQGKAVIVFCQMAAGKSFAPFKSQNFTPREQSWLIAEADPIARTVTSVFNRQGQQQPFVASLCEHLNCTEAQLTERLKGLTFGVKVGGEYFIRSIAKIESGGVHFFCDLEFGDRLFLMEEKDFKQATQQEWQAFTARHGKPAAILMNDCILRRVGNADKLHNAHFFKGIAAAGFSSFGEILGVPINQTLSALVFFNHDVKAMSQFPVEYAGYAAHYAQRALRRWEALNSIQTRVLDRVINYQQALTPLMEALPVLETATHSQGETLSLAESSIRNISNIATESQQAQGRLDEGLDDLEKISNGINEITHGISNIAFQTNILALNAAVEAARAGEAGRGFAVVAGEVRRLAHSSKEQAEATASNIGEAVTTISRIRLVANDSAQTAAQMAERSISAADTLAAMNQQTRHERADIAKHLGSLRELTQGMDAMQEAVAQLKVLQTLSGAQVKG
- a CDS encoding GlxA family transcriptional regulator translates to MAALRVAVLATAGFSPFHFSVPCILFGSALPQQGLFQIDICAEKSGPVISEMGLSIMVAHGLTLLDQADIVIVPYWHNPDEKPSQALLDKLVATWQRGAEVVGLCLGTYVLAYAGLLDQHRAATHWEFERDFSERFPQVLLDSNALYTRDDRLITSAGTAAGIDCCLDIIRQHYGSAVANRVARRMVVPPYREGGQAQFIERPVPASTRDGKINALLASLRENLHLPQDLDSLAHTLSMSRRTLTRHFHKATGMSLGDWLTAERLQRSQQLLETTGISIECVAAKAGFDSPVSFRQRFKSRFGVSPSEWRRAFRGPQKRVNDEKVAKDNA
- the ahr gene encoding NADPH-dependent aldehyde reductase Ahr — translated: MKIKSYAAMQAGQALELYEYDAAELAAEEVEVQVEYCGVCHSDLSMIDNEWGISQFPVIAGHEVIGRVSALGEAAKSKGLSIGQRVGIGWTAKSCQHCDACINGEQVNCQQGSIPTIMNKGGFAEKLRADWQWVIPLPEKLDAASAGPLLCGGITVFKPLLMSNITATSRVGVIGIGGLGHIAIKLLHAMGAEVVAFSSTPDKKQSILDMGADEVVNSRDPEALKKQAGRFDLILSTVAVDLDWKPYFAALAPQGKFHTVGAVMKPIEVSAFDLILGDKAVTGSSTGSPGQLRSLLRLASRADIAPQVEFFPMSDINKALDHVRAGKANYRVVLKADF
- a CDS encoding general stress protein, with product MTQQKYRGGAGNFANDPERASEAGSAGGKVSGGNFKNDHEKAREAGRKGGKISRRPSK
- a CDS encoding type II toxin-antitoxin system RelB/DinJ family antitoxin, which codes for MGTINIRIDDDLKTPSYAAPEKMGVTPSDALRLMAEYIADNERLPFKQTLLSDEDATLADSVKERLRNPEPVRVTLDDR